Proteins encoded in a region of the Bubalus bubalis isolate 160015118507 breed Murrah chromosome 9, NDDB_SH_1, whole genome shotgun sequence genome:
- the FBLL1 gene encoding rRNA/tRNA 2'-O-methyltransferase fibrillarin-like protein 1, whose protein sequence is MKSAVGLRRGGSGGRGGGGWGGGRGGGGGAGKGAGGDGGGPGGKGGFGARTRGFGGGRGRGRGGAGGDGRGDRGGGGQLRGVAKNKNRRRKSVLTVSVEPHRHEGVFIYRGAEDALVTLNMVPGQSVYGERRVTVTEGGEKLEYRTWNPFRSKLAAAILGGVDQIHIKPKSKVLYLGAASGTTVSHVSDIIGPDGLVYAVEFSHRAGRDLVNVAKKRTNIIPVLEDARHPLKYRMLIGMVDVIFADVAQPDQSRIVALNAHTFLRNGGHFLISIKANCIDSTASAEAVFASEVRKLQQENLKPQEQLTLEPYERDHAVVVGVYRPLPKSSGK, encoded by the coding sequence ATGAAGTCGGCGGTGGGCTTGCGTCGTGGCGGGTCTGGCGGCCGTGGGGGCGGCGGCTGGGGCGGAGGGCGCGGGGGCGGAGGCGGAGCGGGCAAGGGAGCAGGAGGCGACGGCGGCGGCCCGGGAGGCAAGGGCGGCTTTGGGGCGCGGACGCGCGGCTTCGGTGGCGGCCGGGGCCGGGGGCGCGGTGGCGCCGGAGGAGATGGCCGGGGGGACCGCGGAGGCGGCGGGCAGCTGCGCGGCGTGGCCAAGAACAAGAACCGCCGCAGGAAGAGCGTTTTGACGGTGTCGGTGGAACCGCACCGGCACGAGGGCGTCTTCATCTACCGCGGGGCGGAGGACGCGCTAGTCACGCTGAACATGGTGCCGGGCCAGTCGGTGTACGGCGAGCGCCGGGTCACGGTGACCGAGGGCGGCGAGAAGCTGGAATACCGCACGTGGAACCCCTTCCGCTCCAAGCTGGCCGCGGCCATCCTGGGCGGGGTCGACCAGATTCACATCAAGCCCAAGTCCAAAGTGCTGTATCTGGGTGCCGCCTCGGGGACCACCGTGTCCCACGTCTCCGACATCATCGGCCCGGACGGCCTGGTCTACGCCGTTGAGTTCTCCCACCGCGCTGGCCGGGATCTCGTCAACGTGGCCAAGAAGCGAACCAACATCATCCCGGTCCTCGAAGATGCGCGGCACCCGCTCAAGTACCGCATGCTCATCGGCATGGTGGACGTGATCTTCGCCGACGTGGCACAGCCGGACCAGTCCCGCATCGTGGCTCTGAACGCCCACACCTTCCTGCGCAACGGAGGCCACTTCCTCATCTCCATCAAGGCCAATTGCATAGACTCCACTGCGTCCGCCGAGGCGGTGTTCGCCTctgaggtgaggaagctgcagcagGAGAATTTAAAGCCTCAAGAGCAGCTGACTCTGGAGCCCTACGAAAGGGACCACGCTGTGGTGGTCGGGGTCTATCGGCCTCTTCCTAAGAGCAGCGGCAAGTAG